A genomic window from Lycium barbarum isolate Lr01 chromosome 4, ASM1917538v2, whole genome shotgun sequence includes:
- the LOC132636156 gene encoding uncharacterized protein LOC132636156 isoform X3, giving the protein MVQPSALPWTSNSNVDISSPAEFNGSFISFLSGPVPSLQGGFQQSSNLKSVFMLNEKPINRNNANGSASRNGPVLVPAVELSQYFSSDKLKAGETLKSTAVIDPPKCEMAKPAAPSHYVGHGKHSSLKFHDIPDSVTSRKVVSETGYSGQLSPLLSSYPRVFCFGLNGYLVLRNTGVLGVICLCHGSHMSISRFCEHSGLSDVNPGIAVRMDSGVTIAQWRKVFFQKLGIRAPEDHGGWDWPEVFPVSTALGEFYPSLPNSSPNSELSGGAGQSWNNMSISKNPQHPTLSNLDGIRGPKNGSSFISAYIGSNTKDTNTFNSLPDPKISKSLGINSSLMQMDRSSVSSNIELRLGHPSQQSKKFGSLAQQNFEYHSIVKPIEYQQSLFPEPLMHKAVESQAEEESRSNFHMLNLSPRSGKAQLDPVNSAYGLHNATSESRTRNSMFPMLQAQFKGPSEGLLYPEATKNMVNGSHIPPGQPQSKSLTLKCDQIDFHCARGKMANKEFNVDTSCALGHGNSDKGVVNNVVNLHSAAELNFGLHSNYYENKRTVKRVVEGIGHSNCLALHEKNLYSCKPCGMMMDMPDIQDTLNLYGKTSLISHNGPFNNGNIRFVCKPVDSRAAPPSQAVPCGFPLSSSTLIGNQTLQLSNKKSLNGRQIELTMNPRTQTLHHGLEIPIPALVTSSTTATTEHVLCRNPFDKAPTSINQLYEPNVMNTLHASKAAAVSAFSGFSDYMGKHIQAVAPITDQLEGFNFPALSHGGPFCAQESGLHCQLSTDSNAVHWPYLRHGGSESNISPSVEQANCFQVAPNSFMSYRCSCAVQPDFSVEKHHFIGQPLDTTRLEQRGTSGCIKNLFACKLNDSQKVPSDNLASLEEHNDLMWNKINKMEFHSSQWRDGPKKVTGAVSLTCKEQTTGFLNMNEKMRGQNADAGGNKPSCDVAFQNVECLKEPEISNVSSGGSAPVVTEASAEIHGKEFSTANGQKSVASNVVVDEGSGIDRCWSSNDAQGSEQSAEFFGVACKFNPMDAGPSKGFAGNSSRSLIEELRLRDSLKMKKMQNHSSFSIKEKSHRIQKVADISKKVIRKRTKWRKLDTTLPAMYSACAYSEGTCSAGLLYHSCNDKEGALLSDNGSAEECVYSIEPSFRERRSRMRSLNTLSCNSKVNCHDAKAIVTQSDLLKVDDDDTFVTCEIPRKRPKLDTAIPVRQTDEGHNLAVDSAAKCSLVDTSTSSEVHEKVYRRAVRPLVWGKYGVISNANPSKPVKFLSLRKICDSLVKCSSSGNYTAKSTSIKFRKASAKEKHRRINKSPYLKKVGSCNSNTVVTTEKSKSQLLTSIGLDPCQSLEQSKRAHCHGGEQGAHLFYSLEKRRCDCLIKTGNIADDSLPTPQKPMSKEIHKRGFNELILEGIHQGEGGSTCARTEGYKGRKKEGVRYNFPQYSESGGGCLVAQEQLNAWIHITGQKSSRKETPRLRPKAAEYDYRKEYARYKHSKGWKSLVVYKSGIHALGLYTSRFISQGEMVVEYVGEIVGLRVADKREIEYLSGKKLQYKSACYFFRIDQEHIVDATQKGGIARFVNHSCLPNCVARIISVRNEKKVVFSAERDIYPGEEITYDYNFNHEDEGKKIPCYCNSKNCRRYLN; this is encoded by the exons ATGGTACAGCCGTCTGCTCTTCCATGGACTTCAAATTCAAATGTGGATATCTCGAGTCCTGCTGAGTTCAATGGTTCATTCATATCTTTTCTTTCCGGTCCAGTACCCTCTTTGCAAGGAGGGTTTCAGCAATCATCAAATCTAAAATCTGTCTTCATGCTGAATGAAAAGCCAATAAATCGTAACAATGCCAATGGATCTGCTTCTAGGAATGGACCAGTACTTGTACCTGCTGTTGAATTGTCACAATATTTTAGCAGTGACAAGTTAAAAGCTGGAGAAACCCTTAAATCAACTGCTGTAATAGACCCTCCAAAATGTGAAATGGCTAAGCCAGCTGCTCCTTCCCATTATGTTGGCCACGGGAAGCATTCTTCTTTGAAATTCCATGATATACCTGATTCTGTGACATCTAGAAAGGTTGTCTCGGAAACAGGATATTCTGGGCAGTTGTCCCCATTGCTGAGCAGCTATCCTCGTGTGTTTTGTTTCGGCTTAA ACGGATACCTGGTTCTCAGAAATACTGGTGTTCTTGGAGTTATTTGCTTGTGCCATGGTTCACATATGTCTATCTCTAGGTTTTGTGAG CATTCTGGTTTATCTGATGTTAATCCGGGGATTGCTGTTCGGATGGACAGTGGTGTGACCATAGCTCAGTGGCGGAAGGTCTTCTTCCAAAAACTAGGG ATTAGGGCTCCTGAAGATCATGGTGGATGGGACTGGCCTGAAGTATTTCCAGTAAGTACAGCGTTGGGAGAGTTTTATCCATCCCTTCCCAATTCATCTCCAAATTCTGAGCTATCCGGTGGAGCTGGACAGTCATGGAACAATATGTCTATTTCAAAGAACCCTCAGCATCCAACATTGTCAAACTTAGATGGGATACGAGGCCCAAAGAATGGTTCTTCATTTATTTCAGCTTATATTGGCTCAAACACCAAGGACACAAATACTTTCAATTCTCTTCCAGATCCCAAAATTTCAAAATCGCTTGGTATCAACAGCTCGCTAATGCAAATGGACAGAAGTAGTGTCTCCTCAAATATTGAGTTGAGACTTGGGCATCCATCCCAGCAAAGCAAAAAGTTTGGAAGTTTAGCTCAACAAAATTTTGAGTATCATTCCATCGTCAAACCAATAGAATACCAACAATCATTGTTTCCAGAGCCCCTTATGCATAAAG CAGTCGAATCACAGGCAGAGGAAGAAAGCAGGTCAAATTTTCATATGCTGAATTTGAGTCCAAGAAGTGGAAAGGCTCAGCTGGACCCAGTCAACTCTGCCTATGGACTCCACAACGCAACAAGTGAATCCAGAACTAGAAATTCCATGTTTCCTATGCTTCAAGCACAGTTCAAGGGTCCTTCAGAAGGACTACTGTACCCTGAAGCTACCAAAAATATGGTTAATGGAAGTCATATTCCTCCCGGACAACCTCAGTCTAAATCCCTTACTCTAAAGTGCGACCAAATTGATTTTCATTGTGCTAGAGGTAAGATGGCTAATAAGGAATTTAATGTTGACACTTCATGTGCTCTTGGACATGGGAACAGTGATAAAGGTGTGGTCAACAATGTTGTTAATTTACACAGTGCTGCTGAGTTGAACTTTGGACTCCACTCCAATTATTATGAAAACAAAAGGACTGTTAAGAGAGTTGTAGAAGGGATTGGTCATAGCAATTGCTTGGCCTTACATGAGAAGAACCTTTATTCATGCAAGCCCTGTGGTATGATGATGGATATGCCTGATATTCAGGACACCCTTAATTTGTATGGGAAGACATCTTTAATTTCTCATAATGGACCCTTTAATAATGGTAACATCAGATTTGTCTGTAAACCAGTGGACTCTAGAGCAGCTCCACCATCGCAGGCAGTCCCGTGTGGGTTTCCATTATCAAGTTCAACTCTAATTGGAAATCAAACTCTACAATTGTCTAACAAAAAGAGCTTGAATGGAAGGCAGATTGAACTCACCATGAATCCAAGAACCCAAACCTTGCATCATGGGTTGGAAATTCCTATTCCTGCACTTGTCACTTCCTCTACCACAGCCACCACAGAGCATGTGCTATGCAGGAATCCATTTGACAAAGCGCCAACATCCATAAACCAGTTATATGAACCCAATGTCATGAATACGCTACATGCTTCTAAGGCTGCAGCAGTATCTGCCTTCTCTGGGTTTAGTGATTATATGGGAAAGCATATTCAAGCTGTCGCTCCTATTACTG ATCAGCTTGAAGGTTTCAATTTTCCAGCTTTATCACACGGAGGACCGTTCTGTGCTCAAGAATCAGGATTGCACTGTCAGCTTTCCACTGATTCTAATGCAGTTCACTGGCCTTACCTAAG ACATGGAGGTTCTGAAAGCAATATTTCCCCATCAGTTGAGCAAGCAAATTGCTTTCAGGTTGCACCAAATTCATTTATGTCTTACCGCTGTAGCTGTGCTGTTCAGCCGGACTTTTCTGTTGAAAAACATCATTTCATTGGTCAACCTCTGGATACTACTCGGCTAGAACAGAGAGGAACTTCTGGCTGCATTAAGAATTTATTTGCTTGTAAGTTGAATGATAGTCAGAAAGTTCCCTCGGACAATCTGGCCTCTTTGGAAGAACATAATGATTTAATGTGGAACAAGATAAACAAAATGGAGTTCCACTCTTCTCAATGGAGAGATGGTCCAAAAAAGGTGACTGGAGCAGTTAGTCTGACATGTAAGGAACAGACAACAGGTTTCCTGAACATGAATGAAAAAATGAGGGGACAAAATGCAGATGCTGGTGGAAACAAACCCAGTTGTGATGTAGCTTTTCAAAATGTTGAATGTCTAAAGGAGCCAGAAATATCCAATGTTTCTTCTGGCGGATCTGCACCTGTTGTTACTGAGGCATCTGCGGAGATTCATGGCAAAGAGTTCTCCACTGCTAATGGTCAAAAGAGTGTGGCAAGTAATGTTGTAGTAGATGAAGGATCAGGAATCGACAGATGCTGGTCCTCTAATGATGCACAAGGCAGTGAACAAAGTGCAGAGTTTTTTGGTGTTGCTTGCAAATTCAACCCCATGGATGCAGGACCATCCAAAGGGTTTGCTGGTAACTCTTCTCGTAGTCTGATTGAAGAACTTAGACTAAGAGATtccttaaaaatgaagaaaatgcaGAACCATTCTAGCTTCAGCATTAAAGAAAAGAGCCATCGTATTCAGAAAGTGGCTGATATCTCCAAAAAGGTGATTAGAAAGAGAACCAAATGGAGAAAATTGGATACAACACTTCCTGCTATGTACTCTGCTTGTGCCTATTCAGAGGGCACTTGCAGTGCTGGTCTTCTGTATCATTCGTGCAATGATAAAGAAGGTGCCCTCCTATCGGATAATGGCAGTGCAGAAGAATGTGTGTATTCCATAGAACCAAGTTTCAGAGAAAGGAGGTCCAGAATGCGTTCATTGAATACTCTTTCTTGCAATAGTAAAGTTAATTGCCATGATGCAAAAGCTATTGTTACTCAGTCAGATCTTTTAAaggttgatgatgatgatacctTTGTAACATGTGAAATACCAAGAAAGAGGCCGAAATTGGACACTGCAATACCTGTTAGGCAGACAGATGAAGGACATAATCTCGCTGTTGACTCTGCAGCTAAATGCAGTTTGGTAGATACCTCTACGTCTTCTGAGGTGCATGAGAAGGTTTATAGAAGGGCAGTACGACCCTTAGTTTGGGGGAAATATGGTGTAATTTCTAATGCGAATCCATCAAAACCAGTCAAATTTCTTTCTCTAAGAAAAATTTGTGACTCATTGGTGAAGTGTAGCTCCTCTGGAAACTACACTGCAAAATCGACTTCCATAAAATTCAGGAAGGCAAGTGCAAAAGAAAAACATCGACGCATTAACAAATCTCCATATCTCAAGAAAGTTGGAAGCTGTAATTCTAATACTGTTGTAACTACCGAAAAATCTAAAAGTCAGCTCCTGACATCTATTGGATTGGATCCTTGCCAATCATTAGAGCAATCGAAGAGAGCGCATTGCCATGGAGGTGAACAAGGGGCTCACTTATTCTACTCTCTAGAGAAGAGAAGGTGTGATTGCCTTATAAAAACTGGTAATATTGCAGATGATTCTCTGCCAACTCCACAGAAGCCAATGTCCAAGGAGATTCACAAACGGGGATTTAATGAGTTGATACTTGAAG GTATTCATCAAGGAGAAGGAGGTTCTACCTGTGCTCGAACAGAG GGATACAAGGGCCGCAAAAAGGAAGGAGTGCGGTATAATTTTCCTCAGTATTCCGAATCTGGTGGTGGATGCCTTGTTGCCCAGGAGCAACTAAATGCCTGGATTCACATAACTGGACAAAAGTCATCAAGAAAGGAGACTCCGAGGCTTCGACCAAAAGCTGCTGAATATGATTATCGG AAGGAATATGCTCGCTATAAGCACTCCAAAGGGTGGAAGAGTTTGGTTGTGTACAAATCTGGCATTCATGCTCTTGGTCTTTACACATCTAGGTTTATTTCACAGGGAGAAATG GTTGTTGAATATGTGGGTGAGATAGTGGGGCTTCGTGTGGCTGACAAAAGAGAAATTGAGTACCTGTCAGGAAAGAAATTGCAGTATAAGAGTGCTTGCTATTTCTTTAGGATTGATCAAGAGCATATAGTCGATGCAACCCAAAAGGGAGGGATTGCCCGATTTGTGAACCATTCATGCCTC CCAAACTGCGTCGCCAGAATCATTTCTGTGAGGAATGAGAAAAAG GTAGTATTTTCTGCTGAGAGAGACATTTATCCTGGAGAAGAGATTACATATGATTACAACTTTAACCATGAGGATGAAGGCAAAAAAATCCCCTGCTACTGTAATTCGAAGAATTGCCGGCGGTATTTAAACTGA
- the LOC132636156 gene encoding uncharacterized protein LOC132636156 isoform X1, with protein MWQSTSPPLVSSSLPDSHFQFPNAGQNIYSCIPQSSVSLGNGMVQPSALPWTSNSNVDISSPAEFNGSFISFLSGPVPSLQGGFQQSSNLKSVFMLNEKPINRNNANGSASRNGPVLVPAVELSQYFSSDKLKAGETLKSTAVIDPPKCEMAKPAAPSHYVGHGKHSSLKFHDIPDSVTSRKVVSETGYSGQLSPLLSSYPRVFCFGLNGYLVLRNTGVLGVICLCHGSHMSISRFCEHSGLSDVNPGIAVRMDSGVTIAQWRKVFFQKLGIRAPEDHGGWDWPEVFPVSTALGEFYPSLPNSSPNSELSGGAGQSWNNMSISKNPQHPTLSNLDGIRGPKNGSSFISAYIGSNTKDTNTFNSLPDPKISKSLGINSSLMQMDRSSVSSNIELRLGHPSQQSKKFGSLAQQNFEYHSIVKPIEYQQSLFPEPLMHKAVESQAEEESRSNFHMLNLSPRSGKAQLDPVNSAYGLHNATSESRTRNSMFPMLQAQFKGPSEGLLYPEATKNMVNGSHIPPGQPQSKSLTLKCDQIDFHCARGKMANKEFNVDTSCALGHGNSDKGVVNNVVNLHSAAELNFGLHSNYYENKRTVKRVVEGIGHSNCLALHEKNLYSCKPCGMMMDMPDIQDTLNLYGKTSLISHNGPFNNGNIRFVCKPVDSRAAPPSQAVPCGFPLSSSTLIGNQTLQLSNKKSLNGRQIELTMNPRTQTLHHGLEIPIPALVTSSTTATTEHVLCRNPFDKAPTSINQLYEPNVMNTLHASKAAAVSAFSGFSDYMGKHIQAVAPITDQLEGFNFPALSHGGPFCAQESGLHCQLSTDSNAVHWPYLRHGGSESNISPSVEQANCFQVAPNSFMSYRCSCAVQPDFSVEKHHFIGQPLDTTRLEQRGTSGCIKNLFACKLNDSQKVPSDNLASLEEHNDLMWNKINKMEFHSSQWRDGPKKVTGAVSLTCKEQTTGFLNMNEKMRGQNADAGGNKPSCDVAFQNVECLKEPEISNVSSGGSAPVVTEASAEIHGKEFSTANGQKSVASNVVVDEGSGIDRCWSSNDAQGSEQSAEFFGVACKFNPMDAGPSKGFAGNSSRSLIEELRLRDSLKMKKMQNHSSFSIKEKSHRIQKVADISKKVIRKRTKWRKLDTTLPAMYSACAYSEGTCSAGLLYHSCNDKEGALLSDNGSAEECVYSIEPSFRERRSRMRSLNTLSCNSKVNCHDAKAIVTQSDLLKVDDDDTFVTCEIPRKRPKLDTAIPVRQTDEGHNLAVDSAAKCSLVDTSTSSEVHEKVYRRAVRPLVWGKYGVISNANPSKPVKFLSLRKICDSLVKCSSSGNYTAKSTSIKFRKASAKEKHRRINKSPYLKKVGSCNSNTVVTTEKSKSQLLTSIGLDPCQSLEQSKRAHCHGGEQGAHLFYSLEKRRCDCLIKTGNIADDSLPTPQKPMSKEIHKRGFNELILEGIHQGEGGSTCARTEGYKGRKKEGVRYNFPQYSESGGGCLVAQEQLNAWIHITGQKSSRKETPRLRPKAAEYDYRKEYARYKHSKGWKSLVVYKSGIHALGLYTSRFISQGEMVVEYVGEIVGLRVADKREIEYLSGKKLQYKSACYFFRIDQEHIVDATQKGGIARFVNHSCLPNCVARIISVRNEKKVVFSAERDIYPGEEITYDYNFNHEDEGKKIPCYCNSKNCRRYLN; from the exons ATGTGGCAGTCAACGTCTCCACCACTTGTTTCTTCATCACTCCCGGACTCCCATTTTCAG TTTCCCAATGCAGGTCAAAATATATACTCGTGCATTCCACAAAGTTCAGTGTCGCTGGGAAATGGAATGGTACAGCCGTCTGCTCTTCCATGGACTTCAAATTCAAATGTGGATATCTCGAGTCCTGCTGAGTTCAATGGTTCATTCATATCTTTTCTTTCCGGTCCAGTACCCTCTTTGCAAGGAGGGTTTCAGCAATCATCAAATCTAAAATCTGTCTTCATGCTGAATGAAAAGCCAATAAATCGTAACAATGCCAATGGATCTGCTTCTAGGAATGGACCAGTACTTGTACCTGCTGTTGAATTGTCACAATATTTTAGCAGTGACAAGTTAAAAGCTGGAGAAACCCTTAAATCAACTGCTGTAATAGACCCTCCAAAATGTGAAATGGCTAAGCCAGCTGCTCCTTCCCATTATGTTGGCCACGGGAAGCATTCTTCTTTGAAATTCCATGATATACCTGATTCTGTGACATCTAGAAAGGTTGTCTCGGAAACAGGATATTCTGGGCAGTTGTCCCCATTGCTGAGCAGCTATCCTCGTGTGTTTTGTTTCGGCTTAA ACGGATACCTGGTTCTCAGAAATACTGGTGTTCTTGGAGTTATTTGCTTGTGCCATGGTTCACATATGTCTATCTCTAGGTTTTGTGAG CATTCTGGTTTATCTGATGTTAATCCGGGGATTGCTGTTCGGATGGACAGTGGTGTGACCATAGCTCAGTGGCGGAAGGTCTTCTTCCAAAAACTAGGG ATTAGGGCTCCTGAAGATCATGGTGGATGGGACTGGCCTGAAGTATTTCCAGTAAGTACAGCGTTGGGAGAGTTTTATCCATCCCTTCCCAATTCATCTCCAAATTCTGAGCTATCCGGTGGAGCTGGACAGTCATGGAACAATATGTCTATTTCAAAGAACCCTCAGCATCCAACATTGTCAAACTTAGATGGGATACGAGGCCCAAAGAATGGTTCTTCATTTATTTCAGCTTATATTGGCTCAAACACCAAGGACACAAATACTTTCAATTCTCTTCCAGATCCCAAAATTTCAAAATCGCTTGGTATCAACAGCTCGCTAATGCAAATGGACAGAAGTAGTGTCTCCTCAAATATTGAGTTGAGACTTGGGCATCCATCCCAGCAAAGCAAAAAGTTTGGAAGTTTAGCTCAACAAAATTTTGAGTATCATTCCATCGTCAAACCAATAGAATACCAACAATCATTGTTTCCAGAGCCCCTTATGCATAAAG CAGTCGAATCACAGGCAGAGGAAGAAAGCAGGTCAAATTTTCATATGCTGAATTTGAGTCCAAGAAGTGGAAAGGCTCAGCTGGACCCAGTCAACTCTGCCTATGGACTCCACAACGCAACAAGTGAATCCAGAACTAGAAATTCCATGTTTCCTATGCTTCAAGCACAGTTCAAGGGTCCTTCAGAAGGACTACTGTACCCTGAAGCTACCAAAAATATGGTTAATGGAAGTCATATTCCTCCCGGACAACCTCAGTCTAAATCCCTTACTCTAAAGTGCGACCAAATTGATTTTCATTGTGCTAGAGGTAAGATGGCTAATAAGGAATTTAATGTTGACACTTCATGTGCTCTTGGACATGGGAACAGTGATAAAGGTGTGGTCAACAATGTTGTTAATTTACACAGTGCTGCTGAGTTGAACTTTGGACTCCACTCCAATTATTATGAAAACAAAAGGACTGTTAAGAGAGTTGTAGAAGGGATTGGTCATAGCAATTGCTTGGCCTTACATGAGAAGAACCTTTATTCATGCAAGCCCTGTGGTATGATGATGGATATGCCTGATATTCAGGACACCCTTAATTTGTATGGGAAGACATCTTTAATTTCTCATAATGGACCCTTTAATAATGGTAACATCAGATTTGTCTGTAAACCAGTGGACTCTAGAGCAGCTCCACCATCGCAGGCAGTCCCGTGTGGGTTTCCATTATCAAGTTCAACTCTAATTGGAAATCAAACTCTACAATTGTCTAACAAAAAGAGCTTGAATGGAAGGCAGATTGAACTCACCATGAATCCAAGAACCCAAACCTTGCATCATGGGTTGGAAATTCCTATTCCTGCACTTGTCACTTCCTCTACCACAGCCACCACAGAGCATGTGCTATGCAGGAATCCATTTGACAAAGCGCCAACATCCATAAACCAGTTATATGAACCCAATGTCATGAATACGCTACATGCTTCTAAGGCTGCAGCAGTATCTGCCTTCTCTGGGTTTAGTGATTATATGGGAAAGCATATTCAAGCTGTCGCTCCTATTACTG ATCAGCTTGAAGGTTTCAATTTTCCAGCTTTATCACACGGAGGACCGTTCTGTGCTCAAGAATCAGGATTGCACTGTCAGCTTTCCACTGATTCTAATGCAGTTCACTGGCCTTACCTAAG ACATGGAGGTTCTGAAAGCAATATTTCCCCATCAGTTGAGCAAGCAAATTGCTTTCAGGTTGCACCAAATTCATTTATGTCTTACCGCTGTAGCTGTGCTGTTCAGCCGGACTTTTCTGTTGAAAAACATCATTTCATTGGTCAACCTCTGGATACTACTCGGCTAGAACAGAGAGGAACTTCTGGCTGCATTAAGAATTTATTTGCTTGTAAGTTGAATGATAGTCAGAAAGTTCCCTCGGACAATCTGGCCTCTTTGGAAGAACATAATGATTTAATGTGGAACAAGATAAACAAAATGGAGTTCCACTCTTCTCAATGGAGAGATGGTCCAAAAAAGGTGACTGGAGCAGTTAGTCTGACATGTAAGGAACAGACAACAGGTTTCCTGAACATGAATGAAAAAATGAGGGGACAAAATGCAGATGCTGGTGGAAACAAACCCAGTTGTGATGTAGCTTTTCAAAATGTTGAATGTCTAAAGGAGCCAGAAATATCCAATGTTTCTTCTGGCGGATCTGCACCTGTTGTTACTGAGGCATCTGCGGAGATTCATGGCAAAGAGTTCTCCACTGCTAATGGTCAAAAGAGTGTGGCAAGTAATGTTGTAGTAGATGAAGGATCAGGAATCGACAGATGCTGGTCCTCTAATGATGCACAAGGCAGTGAACAAAGTGCAGAGTTTTTTGGTGTTGCTTGCAAATTCAACCCCATGGATGCAGGACCATCCAAAGGGTTTGCTGGTAACTCTTCTCGTAGTCTGATTGAAGAACTTAGACTAAGAGATtccttaaaaatgaagaaaatgcaGAACCATTCTAGCTTCAGCATTAAAGAAAAGAGCCATCGTATTCAGAAAGTGGCTGATATCTCCAAAAAGGTGATTAGAAAGAGAACCAAATGGAGAAAATTGGATACAACACTTCCTGCTATGTACTCTGCTTGTGCCTATTCAGAGGGCACTTGCAGTGCTGGTCTTCTGTATCATTCGTGCAATGATAAAGAAGGTGCCCTCCTATCGGATAATGGCAGTGCAGAAGAATGTGTGTATTCCATAGAACCAAGTTTCAGAGAAAGGAGGTCCAGAATGCGTTCATTGAATACTCTTTCTTGCAATAGTAAAGTTAATTGCCATGATGCAAAAGCTATTGTTACTCAGTCAGATCTTTTAAaggttgatgatgatgatacctTTGTAACATGTGAAATACCAAGAAAGAGGCCGAAATTGGACACTGCAATACCTGTTAGGCAGACAGATGAAGGACATAATCTCGCTGTTGACTCTGCAGCTAAATGCAGTTTGGTAGATACCTCTACGTCTTCTGAGGTGCATGAGAAGGTTTATAGAAGGGCAGTACGACCCTTAGTTTGGGGGAAATATGGTGTAATTTCTAATGCGAATCCATCAAAACCAGTCAAATTTCTTTCTCTAAGAAAAATTTGTGACTCATTGGTGAAGTGTAGCTCCTCTGGAAACTACACTGCAAAATCGACTTCCATAAAATTCAGGAAGGCAAGTGCAAAAGAAAAACATCGACGCATTAACAAATCTCCATATCTCAAGAAAGTTGGAAGCTGTAATTCTAATACTGTTGTAACTACCGAAAAATCTAAAAGTCAGCTCCTGACATCTATTGGATTGGATCCTTGCCAATCATTAGAGCAATCGAAGAGAGCGCATTGCCATGGAGGTGAACAAGGGGCTCACTTATTCTACTCTCTAGAGAAGAGAAGGTGTGATTGCCTTATAAAAACTGGTAATATTGCAGATGATTCTCTGCCAACTCCACAGAAGCCAATGTCCAAGGAGATTCACAAACGGGGATTTAATGAGTTGATACTTGAAG GTATTCATCAAGGAGAAGGAGGTTCTACCTGTGCTCGAACAGAG GGATACAAGGGCCGCAAAAAGGAAGGAGTGCGGTATAATTTTCCTCAGTATTCCGAATCTGGTGGTGGATGCCTTGTTGCCCAGGAGCAACTAAATGCCTGGATTCACATAACTGGACAAAAGTCATCAAGAAAGGAGACTCCGAGGCTTCGACCAAAAGCTGCTGAATATGATTATCGG AAGGAATATGCTCGCTATAAGCACTCCAAAGGGTGGAAGAGTTTGGTTGTGTACAAATCTGGCATTCATGCTCTTGGTCTTTACACATCTAGGTTTATTTCACAGGGAGAAATG GTTGTTGAATATGTGGGTGAGATAGTGGGGCTTCGTGTGGCTGACAAAAGAGAAATTGAGTACCTGTCAGGAAAGAAATTGCAGTATAAGAGTGCTTGCTATTTCTTTAGGATTGATCAAGAGCATATAGTCGATGCAACCCAAAAGGGAGGGATTGCCCGATTTGTGAACCATTCATGCCTC CCAAACTGCGTCGCCAGAATCATTTCTGTGAGGAATGAGAAAAAG GTAGTATTTTCTGCTGAGAGAGACATTTATCCTGGAGAAGAGATTACATATGATTACAACTTTAACCATGAGGATGAAGGCAAAAAAATCCCCTGCTACTGTAATTCGAAGAATTGCCGGCGGTATTTAAACTGA